The genomic segment TTAGGGTAGTCCTTTAAAACCTTTTTCCTTGTTAATAGTTTAAATGGCAAGTACCGTGGTGTTTCCTGTTGTATACTGAATCTGAAGTGTCACCTTGTTTGGAAGGAGCTGCTTGTTTCTTGCCTGTATTATTCTTATTGAGGACATTCTTTTCCTGCACAGTTAAGCAATAATAAAACAGACTTTATAGTGGTCTGTTTCAGTACAAAATTCCTCTCAATACCTGATCAAAATAAGTTGATCACTTGATCACTTTAAGGTGAGTGATCTGtgacacagaggaagaaaaacacttgtTCAAGAAGTACTGTTTACTGGGTAGAAGCATTATTTATACTTGTAGACTTAAGTTATTGGAGGTACTAATATTGCAGTTTTATCATTATTGTGGAGTAACctattatttcacttttttcagtctttcagaaaCAAGATAGCCATGGCCACAGAAATTGGCTCCCCGCCCCGATTTTTCCACATGCCGAGGTTCCAGCACCAGGCGCCTCGGCAGTTGTTCTACAAAAGACCTGATTTTGCACAGCAGCAAGCAATGCAACAGCTTACTTTTGATGGAAAACGAATGCGAAAAGCTGTGAACCGAAAGACTATAGACTACAATCCctctgtaattaaatatttggagGTTGGttaattttctggttttgtttgaaaaacatttttccttcatgaaaTGTGGAATTCCATCTTCCAGATGTCTGTAGAGCAGTCTGGAATATTGCGAGATCTACTGCTGCATTTTCAAACCAAGTGACAAATGCCTGTGAACTTGGTATAGGGTGAACACACGTTTTCGGTCATTCGTAATAAAACTGCACATATACGCAACTGAATTTACAGTTAAATTGTAAACATCAATTTTAACATTGTCTGTCTTGGAATTACAACTTGGGAGTGCATATGAATGTCTCGTGTGATGTTGTGAGTACTTGGTGGACACAACTCAGTGTAAACAAtgtaattattcttttattttgaaataaaaagttcttGAAGTGGGAAATAAAccatttccctttctcctccaaaaCCAGATCAccatatttgcattttactaAATAACACTGTTTTGAACTGTGGTCTCTGAAAATCCTGTTCTGTACTCTTAAAAGATAGAGAACAACTTTAatgaaattttctgaagaaatggtTCTGTGAAAAGTGATTATTTAGCTTTCCTGATGGGGTGGTATTcatttcttcataaataaaattctttggTCAAGATGTACTCTACAAATGCTGACTATTAGCTCAGAAGACAAAGAATCAAATCTGCAGATAGAGGAATTGTTCAGATCTCAACAGCAACATTGCAAAGGTGTGATGAACTGAATTTGGTCTGCTGTGGCCAGTGCATGATTATAGTTTGTAGATGTTAACaattcaaagatttttcttactTAAATTTATAAGTTACTGTCTAAGATCTGTTTAAATACcaaatatgaaaacattcttAATATTTTAGGAATGCCCCCCCTAAAAAAAACTCTAGTGGACAAATTGTAAAAAACAATTGTAGTAGCTCAGGACCTCTCTTTCACTTTGGCAGAAATAAGCTACCTTGTTCCCCTgtttattaaatacataaatgagagaggggggaaaaaatttGTGTTTAGTGCTTGGGATATACCAAAGTTCCACTTCAGTCACCATTTCTAACACTAAGATGATTTGATGTGGTCCCACAAAAAAGTGAATAACAGTTTATATGTAATTCCTTCTTGGCTTAAGAAATTCTGGCAAACTGTAGTAGTGTATGCTAGAAATGTTTTAACTAATGTTCTAGCTTATGTTTCTAATATGTACACATGCAAGTTAGTAATATGAAGccaaaatttttcatttctatttcaggggaggtttaggttggaatttctgagacatttcttctcagaaagagtagtcaggcattggaacgggttgcccaggaaggtggtggcGTCATTGTTCCTGGGGGTGTTTGAGaaaaggttggacttggtgcttggagatgtggtttagtgggtgacattggtagtagggtgatggttggaccagatggtcttggaggtcttttccaactttaatgacTCTATGTaaagtactttttaaagttGGTGTTTGGCATGTCAAATTTAACACACCCAAGGTATTTTTATCACTGGGTCTTCTAAGTTTTATGCATTTCAATACAATGTTGTCTTTAATTGATGCTTAATTCACAGTGCTTTGGGATTTGCCAACCAGGCTGTCaacacattattttctgttgtttagcAATGAAGCAGTGGTGATATGAACTAggagttgttttcttctttccagaatAGAGTATGGCAGAGAGACCAGCGAGATATGCGAGCAATCCAGCCTGATGCAGGATATTATAATGACGTAagtaaaatctttcttctgaaactgATGATGTTCTGTAGATAAAATTGGTCCAGAAAATCAGAGCAAGTCTGCCTGTCAGCTGAGATTATCTTTCTGTCCACAAGAGGTCTCAAATATATGAAGGGAGTCTTCTCCCTAcgttttttttgttctgttgaaaTCTGTCCATGAGAAACTGCAATTGGGTAGGCTTTTAGTTTATGAACATAAACTCTTATAATATAATGAGCTTAGTACATTGCTCTTGAAGATGCTGGTTTTGCGTGTTAGAAATGGTAAATCATACAGACTTGTGCTTCGTACAGTCTTCTTCCACGGACTTACTCCTGATAATATTCCTGCAAATGAAAAACTTGCTTTTCTAGAAATGGGTGTTGAGAATGCATGCTTTCCTTCTAGTTAGAAGTGTCACTtctaaatctctttttctttttgtagttgGTCCCTCCCATAGGAATGCTGAACAACCCTATGAATGCTGTAACAACAAAATTTGTTCGGACATCTACTAATAAAGTAAAATGCCCAGTATTTGTTGTCAGGGTGAGTATAGTGTTGGATTTACTTAGTTGTATTGTCTTATTTTAGAGTCTTGATATTCTTaactgcagagagaaacaaaggatCAGATCAGttaaagcattttcaaataaaactaacaTGGGATATGTGGTTGACTACTGTCTACTTCTAGTCTTTTTGTGGAGGATTTTAGGAAATTAAATGGTAAGGACTAAGTACAAAGTACTTCTTTCAGAGTTCAGGGTGCATTTAAACTTTTTCGGATTGTTTTGGGGGCTAATGATCAGATAAAAAGCAGTTAGGTCTTTGTGTACCTTGACTCTTGTAGCATCTTTTAACAACTTGTCTGTTATGTCAGCAGTATTGTTTAGTATCATCTGCTAGGAGTGTGTTGGTGCCaataaactgtttcttttctttggttaaattgttgttgttgcttctaCAGCGGGCTAGCTTTGTTCTCTTGTTACAAAAGTCAAAAACTCTctggcttctgcttttttgtctATTTTGCATTCACTAGCCAATCACTTAGTAAATACTAGTTCTGAAATTCCCTGGAAGAAGCTTAAGATTTATTTAGAGGATTGTGAAGAAATGCTACGTTTGCACagttaaatctttcttttgcagTGGACTCCTGAGGGGAGACGCTTGGTTACTGGTGCATCTAGTGGAGAGTTCACATTGTGGAATGGACTGACTTTCAATTTTGAAACAATATTACAGGTAAATTCATCTATCAAGATCTCTGTGCATTTCCTTGAGGTCCCGAAGcgtgttttggggaaaaatttTTCACCTGCTCCTCATCGTGGGCCAGTGGTCTAAGTGTGGTAATGGGAGCCtcagggtgtttttttatttttttattttgctctgaCCCTATGTCAGACTGTGGCTATAGGCAATTCACTTAATGCTTCTCATTCCATTTGCGTATGCTTTACGAACTGTTCTCAGGGACTCACTACTTATACTAAAACAACACAATTTGGAAACAAAGtgtatatattctttatttagAGGGCAGTTGTATACAGTATAA from the Cygnus olor isolate bCygOlo1 chromosome 9, bCygOlo1.pri.v2, whole genome shotgun sequence genome contains:
- the WDR33 gene encoding pre-mRNA 3' end processing protein WDR33 isoform X10 → MSKETCGSFRNKIAMATEIGSPPRFFHMPRFQHQAPRQLFYKRPDFAQQQAMQQLTFDGKRMRKAVNRKTIDYNPSVIKYLENRVWQRDQRDMRAIQPDAGYYNDLVPPIGMLNNPMNAVTTKFVRTSTNKVKCPVFVVRWTPEGRRLVTGASSGEFTLWNGLTFNFETILQAHDSPVRAMTWSHNDMWMLTADHGGYVKYWQSNMNNVKMFQAHKEAIREASFSPTDNKFATCSDDGTVRIWDFLRCHEERILRDM
- the WDR33 gene encoding pre-mRNA 3' end processing protein WDR33 isoform X9 — encoded protein: MSKETCGSFRNKIAMATEIGSPPRFFHMPRFQHQAPRQLFYKRPDFAQQQAMQQLTFDGKRMRKAVNRKTIDYNPSVIKYLENRVWQRDQRDMRAIQPDAGYYNDLVPPIGMLNNPMNAVTTKFVRTSTNKVKCPVFVVRWTPEGRRLVTGASSGEFTLWNGLTFNFETILQAHDSPVRAMTWSHNDMWMLTADHGGYVKYWQSNMNNVKMFQAHKEAIREASFSPTDNKFATCSDDGTVRIWDFLRCHEERILREDIKGI
- the WDR33 gene encoding pre-mRNA 3' end processing protein WDR33 isoform X7, with the protein product MSKETCGSFRNKIAMATEIGSPPRFFHMPRFQHQAPRQLFYKRPDFAQQQAMQQLTFDGKRMRKAVNRKTIDYNPSVIKYLENRVWQRDQRDMRAIQPDAGYYNDLVPPIGMLNNPMNAVTTKFVRTSTNKVKCPVFVVRWTPEGRRLVTGASSGEFTLWNGLTFNFETILQAHDSPVRAMTWSHNDMWMLTADHGGYVKYWQSNMNNVKMFQAHKEAIREASFSPTDNKFATCSDDGTVRIWDFLRCHEERILRDALPITSRDIAQPALKLILSPYVLQHTQEVTWLGVDVVMLKNKFRKF
- the WDR33 gene encoding pre-mRNA 3' end processing protein WDR33 isoform X8, whose amino-acid sequence is MSKETCGSFRNKIAMATEIGSPPRFFHMPRFQHQAPRQLFYKRPDFAQQQAMQQLTFDGKRMRKAVNRKTIDYNPSVIKYLENRVWQRDQRDMRAIQPDAGYYNDLVPPIGMLNNPMNAVTTKFVRTSTNKVKCPVFVVRWTPEGRRLVTGASSGEFTLWNGLTFNFETILQAHDSPVRAMTWSHNDMWMLTADHGGYVKYWQSNMNNVKMFQAHKEAIREASFSPTDNKFATCSDDGTVRIWDFLRCHEERILRGLYLTTHLNCVEEMGIACAHSCQDYNKLKFSYILKMFGIKWKE